The Sporomusa termitida genome has a window encoding:
- the fabF gene encoding beta-ketoacyl-ACP synthase II, translating into MKKRVVITGLGAITPVGIGTENFWQALIAGKSGIDRISRFDPSEYTTQIAGEVKNFEPAQYIDKKEAKRMDRCTQFAIAAAKMAFEDSGIVLEQEDRSRIGTVVGTGIGGIDTLHDQYKTLFDKGPGRISPFFVPMMIANMPAGQTSITFGLQGPCSCVVTACATGTNAIGDAFKIIQRGDAEVMVAGGTEAAISPAAVAGFCAMKAMSTRNDEPQKASRPFDKDRSGFIMGEGAGVIIMESLEHALARGAKIYAEIVGYGFNADAYHITAPAPEGAQAAKCMAMALNDGGIEPAEVDYINAHGTSTPLNDKNETLAIKSLFGEHAKKLKISSIKSMTGHLLGAAGGIETIATVLTITNGIIPPTINLESQDPELDLDYVPNKAQEHVVNVALSNSFGFGGHNATILVKKYQA; encoded by the coding sequence TTGAAAAAACGCGTTGTAATTACAGGGCTAGGGGCGATTACACCTGTCGGTATCGGCACAGAAAATTTTTGGCAGGCGTTGATTGCCGGTAAATCAGGCATTGACCGCATAAGCCGGTTTGATCCCAGTGAATATACGACCCAGATTGCCGGGGAAGTAAAAAACTTTGAACCGGCCCAATATATCGATAAAAAAGAAGCCAAGCGTATGGACCGCTGCACGCAGTTTGCCATTGCCGCCGCTAAAATGGCGTTCGAAGATTCCGGTATTGTATTAGAGCAGGAAGACCGCAGCCGGATCGGAACTGTAGTCGGCACCGGCATTGGTGGTATAGATACGCTGCATGACCAGTATAAAACTTTGTTTGACAAAGGGCCGGGCCGCATCAGTCCATTTTTTGTACCGATGATGATTGCTAATATGCCTGCCGGTCAAACCTCAATTACTTTTGGCCTGCAGGGACCCTGCAGCTGTGTGGTTACCGCCTGTGCCACCGGGACCAATGCGATTGGTGATGCCTTTAAGATCATCCAGCGCGGCGATGCCGAGGTTATGGTTGCCGGGGGGACGGAAGCAGCAATTTCGCCGGCGGCTGTAGCCGGATTCTGCGCAATGAAGGCAATGTCTACCCGTAATGACGAACCGCAAAAAGCTTCACGTCCTTTCGATAAGGACCGCAGTGGCTTTATTATGGGTGAAGGTGCCGGGGTTATTATTATGGAATCGCTGGAGCATGCCTTAGCCCGGGGGGCCAAAATTTATGCGGAGATTGTCGGCTATGGTTTTAATGCTGATGCCTATCATATTACAGCCCCGGCGCCAGAAGGTGCCCAGGCTGCAAAATGCATGGCGATGGCTCTTAACGATGGCGGCATTGAGCCGGCAGAAGTAGATTATATTAATGCTCATGGCACTTCAACGCCGTTAAACGACAAAAATGAGACCCTGGCAATCAAATCTTTGTTTGGTGAGCACGCTAAAAAACTTAAAATCAGTTCGATAAAATCGATGACCGGACACCTGTTAGGTGCGGCTGGCGGGATTGAAACCATTGCCACCGTACTTACGATAACCAATGGTATCATTCCGCCGACAATTAATCTGGAAAGCCAAGATCCTGAACTCGACCTGGATTACGTACCTAATAAAGCACAGGAGCATGTTGTGAATGTGGCCCTTTCGAACTCATTTGGCTTCGGCGGTCACAATGCAACCATCCTGGTGAAAAAGTACCAGGCGTAA